The following coding sequences are from one Roseburia hominis A2-183 window:
- a CDS encoding MBOAT family O-acyltransferase — translation MLFSSFEFLFRFLPVFLVIYYLTPKKLRNVTLLGGSIVFYTIGEAGYITILLACVLVNYTLTRLMYRKNTDGRGIRQKRLLLLALGYDLGVLFFFKYSGLASGLPLGISFYTFQIMAYVIDVYRGRIPAEQSLLRLGTYLTMFPQLISGPITNYADVRVALGRERTIKARQLEEGMKLLIIGLAAKVVIADRIGTLWNSIRMIGFDSISTKLAWMGAFAYSLQLYFDFAGYSMMARGIGKMLGFELPVNFRYPYISKSVTEFWRRWHITLGRWFREYVYIPLGGNRKGKARTFFNLFVVWSLTALWHGANYNFLIWGGILLCCLLVEKLFLLRLLDKSRVIGHLYVLFVVPLSWVAFAVTDLSELGVYMTRLFPFAGHAAGVINHLDYLKYLNDYAPLFLLGVLFATPLPETCYRLIERKWIGRVILLGIFGLCMYYLAVSANNPFLYFNF, via the coding sequence ATGTTATTTAGCAGTTTTGAGTTTTTATTTCGGTTTTTGCCGGTTTTTTTAGTGATATATTATCTTACACCGAAAAAGTTACGCAATGTCACATTGCTGGGGGGAAGTATTGTCTTTTATACAATTGGCGAGGCGGGTTATATTACGATTCTCCTTGCGTGCGTTCTGGTCAATTACACGCTGACCCGTTTGATGTACCGGAAGAATACGGACGGGCGGGGAATCAGGCAGAAACGCTTATTGCTTCTTGCGCTCGGGTATGATCTGGGCGTGCTGTTTTTCTTCAAGTACAGTGGTCTGGCATCCGGACTTCCGCTTGGAATCAGTTTTTACACGTTTCAGATTATGGCGTACGTGATTGATGTGTACCGCGGAAGAATTCCGGCAGAACAGTCGCTGCTTCGGCTGGGAACGTATCTGACCATGTTTCCGCAGCTGATATCGGGACCGATCACAAATTATGCGGATGTGCGTGTAGCATTGGGAAGAGAGCGCACGATCAAGGCACGTCAGCTGGAAGAGGGAATGAAGCTCTTGATTATCGGACTTGCAGCAAAAGTCGTGATTGCGGACCGGATCGGCACACTCTGGAACAGCATCCGGATGATCGGGTTCGACAGCATCTCAACAAAGCTTGCATGGATGGGAGCGTTCGCTTACTCACTGCAGCTGTATTTTGATTTCGCGGGATATTCGATGATGGCGAGAGGAATCGGAAAGATGCTGGGATTTGAGCTCCCGGTGAACTTCCGCTATCCCTACATTTCAAAATCAGTCACGGAATTCTGGCGCAGATGGCATATTACGCTCGGCAGATGGTTTAGGGAATATGTATACATTCCGCTGGGAGGCAACCGGAAGGGAAAGGCGCGCACCTTTTTCAATCTGTTTGTGGTGTGGAGCCTTACCGCGTTGTGGCACGGGGCGAATTATAACTTCCTGATCTGGGGCGGGATTCTGCTTTGCTGCCTGTTGGTAGAAAAGCTCTTTCTGCTGCGCCTGCTGGATAAAAGCAGGGTGATCGGTCATCTTTATGTATTGTTTGTTGTTCCGCTCAGCTGGGTGGCGTTTGCGGTCACCGATCTGTCGGAGCTTGGCGTTTATATGACGCGGCTGTTCCCGTTTGCGGGGCATGCGGCAGGAGTCATCAATCATCTGGATTATTTAAAATATCTGAATGACTATGCACCGCTGTTTCTTCTGGGCGTGCTCTTTGCAACGCCGCTTCCGGAGACCTGCTATCGGCTGATCGAGCGCAAATGGATCGGCAGGGTGATACTGCTCGGCATTTTCGGGCTTTGCATGTACTATCTGGCGGTGTCGGCAAACAATCCGTTTTTGTACTTTAATTTTTAA
- a CDS encoding bifunctional folylpolyglutamate synthase/dihydrofolate synthase, with amino-acid sequence MTYEEVVDQINQIRRFGNLAGVEVAGRMLKALGSPQAGIPLIHIAGTNGKGSVSAFLCAILREAGLRVGMFTSPHLVDFRERIQINGEMISKEDTQRIGVQLLAMDFGVQPTMFDVTLAMAILYFKEQRCDVMILETGLGGRLDATNAVGVPDVTVITKIGYDHMAVLGNTLAEIAAEKTGIIKKGTSLVLENQEAEVMTVFEAKVREEGITDFRLIDPLEIKEQTYRDGRQYFSFGAYRDLSMRMLGVHQYENAVAALLGAEAFFRRHTEWICGGTKEREEGVRRAVCQGIAKTVWKGRMEILSKKPFLLVDGAHNSNGVEALRESLVALFPGEKFHFIMGVMADKDYETMIGELLPLAIDFTTCTVECERALQADALADCIRRKGIAAASADDFASCFQRGRLDETHRTVAFGSLYFIGEIEALFEAK; translated from the coding sequence ATGACATATGAAGAAGTAGTAGATCAGATCAATCAGATCAGAAGATTCGGGAATCTTGCCGGAGTGGAGGTTGCCGGGCGCATGTTAAAGGCGCTTGGCAGTCCGCAGGCGGGGATTCCGTTGATACACATAGCAGGGACGAACGGAAAAGGTTCTGTCTCTGCTTTTCTCTGCGCAATTTTAAGGGAGGCGGGACTTCGCGTCGGGATGTTTACCTCCCCGCACCTTGTGGACTTTCGGGAACGCATCCAGATAAACGGGGAAATGATCTCTAAGGAGGATACGCAGAGGATCGGCGTGCAGCTTCTTGCGATGGATTTTGGCGTACAGCCGACGATGTTTGACGTTACACTTGCCATGGCAATCCTCTATTTTAAGGAACAACGATGCGATGTCATGATCTTAGAGACCGGACTTGGCGGGAGGCTGGACGCAACCAATGCCGTAGGTGTGCCGGATGTAACCGTGATCACAAAGATCGGCTATGACCACATGGCGGTGCTTGGAAATACGCTTGCTGAGATTGCTGCGGAAAAGACGGGCATCATCAAAAAAGGCACCTCGCTTGTGCTTGAGAACCAGGAGGCAGAAGTCATGACGGTGTTTGAGGCGAAGGTCAGGGAGGAAGGAATTACAGATTTCCGGCTGATCGACCCTTTGGAGATAAAAGAGCAGACTTACCGCGACGGCAGACAGTATTTTTCGTTTGGTGCCTACCGTGATCTGTCCATGCGCATGCTTGGCGTTCATCAGTATGAGAATGCTGTCGCGGCGCTTCTCGGGGCGGAGGCATTTTTCAGGAGACATACAGAGTGGATCTGCGGCGGGACAAAAGAGCGGGAAGAGGGCGTAAGGCGCGCAGTCTGTCAGGGGATCGCTAAGACCGTATGGAAGGGCAGGATGGAAATCCTCTCAAAAAAACCGTTCCTGTTGGTGGACGGCGCACACAACAGCAACGGCGTGGAAGCGTTAAGAGAGAGCCTCGTGGCGCTTTTCCCGGGAGAAAAGTTTCATTTTATCATGGGCGTGATGGCGGATAAGGATTATGAGACAATGATCGGGGAATTGCTGCCGCTTGCCATTGATTTTACGACCTGCACGGTGGAGTGCGAGCGGGCGCTGCAGGCGGACGCCCTGGCGGATTGCATCCGGCGGAAAGGAATTGCAGCTGCATCAGCTGATGATTTTGCGTCCTGTTTTCAGAGAGGGCGGCTCGATGAAACACATCGCACGGTTGCGTTTGGTTCGCTCTATTTCATCGGTGAGATCGAGGCGCTGTTTGAGGCAAAATAG
- a CDS encoding DegV family protein has product MYKIVVDSCGELPEELKKDGHFETVSLELEVDGYRIKDDETFNQLDFLRRVKKSITGPKSACPSPEQYMQAYEGEAEHVYVVTLSGKLSGSYNSAELGRNLYEEEHPGENKQIYVFNSRSASIGETIIGLKVQEFEEAGLPFEEVVARTEEYISSMNTYFVLETLETLRKNGRLTNLKALIANTLNIKPVMGSTKEGMICQLGQARGMNKALEKMVQDMIGRTRDCEQRVLAIAHCNCPERAAAVKARIEKLANFKKIIIINTAGVSSMYANDGGVIMAV; this is encoded by the coding sequence ATGTATAAGATTGTTGTGGACAGCTGCGGGGAATTACCGGAGGAACTGAAGAAGGACGGACATTTTGAGACAGTGTCCTTAGAACTTGAGGTGGACGGTTACCGCATTAAGGATGATGAGACATTTAACCAGCTTGATTTTCTGCGCCGGGTGAAGAAGAGCATCACGGGACCGAAGTCCGCCTGCCCGTCACCGGAGCAGTATATGCAGGCGTATGAGGGAGAAGCGGAGCATGTATATGTGGTGACGCTCTCCGGGAAGCTGAGCGGTTCCTACAACAGTGCAGAACTCGGCAGGAACCTCTACGAGGAGGAACATCCGGGAGAGAACAAGCAGATCTATGTATTTAACTCCAGGTCTGCATCGATCGGGGAGACGATTATTGGTCTTAAGGTGCAGGAGTTCGAGGAGGCAGGTCTTCCGTTTGAGGAGGTCGTTGCCAGAACGGAGGAGTACATCAGCTCCATGAATACTTATTTTGTCTTAGAGACGTTAGAGACTCTGCGCAAGAACGGAAGACTGACCAATCTGAAAGCCCTGATTGCCAATACGCTCAACATCAAGCCGGTAATGGGTTCCACAAAGGAGGGCATGATCTGCCAGCTCGGTCAGGCGCGCGGAATGAACAAGGCACTTGAGAAAATGGTGCAGGATATGATCGGGCGCACGAGGGACTGCGAACAGCGTGTGCTTGCCATCGCGCACTGCAACTGCCCGGAGCGCGCCGCAGCGGTAAAAGCCCGCATAGAAAAGCTTGCAAATTTCAAGAAAATCATTATCATAAATACTGCCGGTGTCAGCAGTATGTATGCAAATGATGGCGGCGTAATCATGGCAGTGTAA
- a CDS encoding M18 family aminopeptidase: protein MKETELLFDLLKKGVSPVQAVRACKERLESAGFLELPYDEPWKLQKNGRYYVNHHDTTLFAFTVGGGWQETKTPQIRMAAAHTDFPCLRIKPSADVTACGYAQVNVEVYGGAILNTWLDRPLGIAGRVAVRTQDAFAPKIVEFVSEKNLLTIPNLAIHMNREVNKGVELNRQTDMLPVFALLPEEEKKADYFLTFLADELSVEKTDILDFELTVYCKENPEFIGLNDDFISSPRLDNLTSCAALISGLIDARRMEGINLIALFDHEEIGSRTKQGAGSILLHDMLRRILKELGREQTAEQDLYRSMLLSVDVAHGIHPNQAGKMDLTNKPVLGRGFCIKEASSQSYATDCEAIAIIQQICEKEKIAYQKFVNRSDMPGGSTLGSIASALLPVKTVDIGIPLLAMHSARELMGSADQQALKDLVTAYFTLAS, encoded by the coding sequence ATGAAAGAGACAGAACTTTTATTTGATTTGCTGAAAAAAGGTGTGTCGCCGGTACAGGCAGTCCGCGCCTGCAAAGAGCGCCTGGAGAGCGCGGGATTTCTGGAACTGCCCTATGATGAGCCGTGGAAGCTGCAGAAAAACGGAAGATATTATGTAAATCATCATGACACCACACTGTTCGCGTTTACGGTGGGGGGCGGCTGGCAGGAGACAAAGACGCCGCAGATTCGGATGGCGGCAGCACATACGGATTTTCCGTGCCTGCGCATCAAGCCGTCGGCGGATGTGACGGCTTGCGGTTACGCGCAGGTGAATGTGGAAGTATACGGGGGCGCGATCTTAAATACCTGGCTGGATCGTCCGCTCGGTATTGCCGGCCGTGTGGCAGTGCGCACACAGGACGCGTTTGCCCCGAAGATTGTGGAGTTTGTATCGGAAAAAAATCTTCTGACCATTCCGAATCTGGCGATCCACATGAACCGCGAGGTCAACAAGGGTGTGGAGCTGAACCGCCAGACGGATATGCTGCCGGTCTTTGCGCTGCTGCCGGAGGAGGAGAAAAAAGCGGACTACTTCCTTACATTCCTGGCAGACGAGCTGTCTGTGGAGAAGACTGACATTCTGGATTTTGAACTGACCGTATACTGTAAGGAAAATCCGGAATTCATCGGTCTCAACGATGATTTTATCTCAAGTCCGCGCCTGGATAACCTGACTTCCTGCGCGGCGCTCATCTCCGGTCTGATTGATGCCAGGCGGATGGAGGGAATCAACCTGATCGCACTGTTTGACCACGAGGAGATCGGAAGCCGCACGAAGCAGGGCGCCGGCTCGATTCTGCTGCATGACATGCTGCGCCGCATCTTAAAAGAGCTGGGACGGGAACAGACGGCGGAGCAGGATCTCTATCGCAGCATGCTGCTGTCCGTGGATGTGGCGCACGGCATCCATCCGAACCAGGCAGGAAAAATGGATCTTACCAACAAGCCCGTGCTCGGAAGGGGATTCTGTATCAAGGAGGCGAGTTCGCAGTCCTATGCGACAGACTGCGAGGCGATTGCCATCATCCAGCAGATCTGTGAGAAAGAGAAGATCGCGTACCAGAAGTTTGTGAACCGCTCGGATATGCCGGGGGGAAGTACGCTTGGATCGATCGCTTCTGCGCTTCTTCCGGTGAAGACCGTGGATATCGGAATCCCGCTTCTTGCCATGCATTCCGCGCGGGAGCTGATGGGCAGCGCTGACCAGCAGGCGTTAAAGGATCTTGTGACCGCATATTTTACACTCGCTTCGTGA
- a CDS encoding DUF5721 family protein, translating to MNKLLCTDTFGHFLLKEAVILGSVTWSLDGTIQPDFYSSDEADALGLTGLSFLPFEQVRPQCFDLIKGRRTPSYFKFVFLLSPKNLERTLLSTHSSFTPEDITGMFINLKFQQKKLLLTTGISYRIFSVDKSLDQEWDSLVKRFLTAHEISFEEL from the coding sequence ATGAATAAACTGCTGTGTACGGACACGTTCGGGCACTTTCTTCTAAAGGAAGCCGTCATCTTGGGCAGCGTCACCTGGAGCTTAGACGGCACGATCCAGCCCGATTTTTATTCATCAGATGAAGCCGATGCGCTCGGACTGACGGGACTTTCTTTTCTCCCGTTTGAACAGGTACGTCCGCAATGTTTTGACCTGATCAAGGGCAGACGCACTCCTTCTTATTTTAAATTTGTCTTTCTGCTCTCCCCGAAGAATCTGGAACGGACACTGCTTTCGACCCACAGTTCTTTTACCCCGGAGGACATTACGGGAATGTTTATCAATCTGAAATTCCAGCAGAAAAAACTGCTCCTTACCACGGGCATTTCGTACCGGATTTTCTCCGTGGACAAGAGCCTCGATCAGGAGTGGGATTCCCTTGTAAAGCGCTTTCTCACTGCGCATGAAATTAGTTTTGAAGAACTTTAA
- a CDS encoding cold-shock protein — translation MKGTVKWFNNQKGYGFISDESGNDVFVHYSGLNMEGFKSLEEGASVEFDVVEGSKGPQATNVTVVK, via the coding sequence ATGAAAGGTACAGTAAAATGGTTCAACAACCAGAAGGGTTACGGATTCATTTCTGACGAGTCAGGCAACGATGTATTCGTACATTACTCAGGACTTAACATGGAAGGTTTCAAGTCTCTTGAAGAGGGCGCTTCCGTAGAGTTCGACGTTGTAGAAGGATCCAAGGGACCGCAGGCAACCAACGTAACTGTAGTAAAATAA
- a CDS encoding D-isomer specific 2-hydroxyacid dehydrogenase family protein, translating to MKITAYEVRPDEKDYLLAAAQQEQIEITLVQGPMTQDNIDRAEGADGITILGDTKMDAALIEETAKRRIRVVATRTIGYDHIDMNAAKSNGVHVCNGYYDPDGVAEYTVMLILMSLRNYKQALFRGNANDYSLGGLIGRELRNLTVGIIGTGKIGQKVAQNLQGFGCRILAYSRRQNADPALGIEYCSLEELYAKSDIISLHTPLSNQTRYMIDKKAIDQMKDGVILINCARGELMRVDDIIEGIETRKIGALGLDVIEHEEGIYHMDRRSDILANRNMAYLRQFPNVTMTQHIAFYTEEAVKSMAESGIVNVVKCLKKQDNPNLIC from the coding sequence ATGAAAATCACAGCTTATGAAGTGAGACCGGATGAAAAAGATTACCTGCTTGCCGCAGCACAGCAGGAGCAGATAGAGATTACACTGGTGCAGGGGCCGATGACACAGGACAACATTGATCGTGCCGAGGGAGCGGACGGCATTACGATTCTTGGAGATACAAAGATGGACGCCGCATTGATTGAGGAGACTGCAAAGCGGCGTATCCGCGTCGTTGCGACACGTACCATCGGGTATGACCATATTGACATGAATGCGGCGAAGAGCAATGGCGTTCACGTCTGCAACGGCTACTACGATCCGGACGGCGTTGCCGAGTATACGGTCATGCTGATTTTAATGTCGCTTCGCAATTATAAGCAGGCACTGTTCCGCGGGAATGCCAACGATTATTCGCTTGGCGGGCTGATCGGAAGGGAGCTTCGTAATCTTACCGTCGGTATCATCGGAACGGGAAAAATCGGACAGAAGGTGGCACAGAATCTGCAGGGGTTCGGCTGCAGGATTCTGGCATACAGCAGACGTCAGAATGCCGATCCGGCGCTTGGAATCGAATACTGTTCTCTGGAGGAACTGTACGCGAAGAGTGATATTATCTCACTGCACACGCCACTGTCCAATCAGACACGTTATATGATTGATAAAAAGGCGATCGACCAGATGAAGGACGGCGTCATTCTGATCAACTGCGCGAGAGGAGAGTTGATGCGCGTGGATGACATCATCGAGGGAATCGAGACGCGGAAGATCGGTGCGCTGGGACTGGATGTGATCGAGCATGAGGAGGGAATCTACCATATGGATCGCCGGTCGGATATTCTTGCAAACCGGAATATGGCGTATCTGAGACAGTTCCCGAATGTGACGATGACGCAGCACATTGCGTTTTATACAGAGGAAGCGGTAAAAAGCATGGCGGAGAGCGGTATTGTCAATGTGGTGAAATGCCTGAAAAAACAGGATAATCCTAACCTGATCTGCTAA
- a CDS encoding helix-turn-helix transcriptional regulator, whose amino-acid sequence MEQPILSFLTAYFSDLHIQCRLTDRKQLELADLDLGLRNSILMQEADAQKQAPFPFVQNTIYFIVDYYECNYSFFRLPDKSAFLFVGPFLWKEFERSQILSLINRLDIPAELFPQLQEYYHALPLIADKASMTALLRHVYQTLDADADVSVQTLHLKDLETRESFLEKHQFVVPEDPVLSMHLLEERYHIEDELLDAISHGNSARALSFMEALGNLRFVPRTEDALRNRKNLILTLNTLLRRKAYETGVHPFYIDAVSGNFARMIESIQSVEEINDLISYMVQSYCQLVEQRSMSSYSDPIRQILVTIDASLAGDLSLKRFASELFLNTSYLSTLFKKEVGMTLTDYVNANRIEYAKKLLRSTLLPVQDVAAACGIPDVHYFTRLFRRITGMTPREWRR is encoded by the coding sequence ATGGAGCAGCCGATTTTATCTTTTCTTACCGCATATTTTTCTGACCTGCATATCCAGTGCAGACTGACCGACCGCAAACAGTTAGAACTGGCGGATCTGGATCTCGGACTGCGCAACAGTATCCTGATGCAGGAAGCCGATGCGCAAAAACAGGCGCCATTTCCATTTGTGCAGAACACCATCTATTTTATTGTAGATTATTACGAGTGTAATTATTCTTTTTTCCGTCTGCCGGATAAAAGTGCCTTCCTGTTCGTCGGGCCTTTTCTCTGGAAAGAATTTGAGCGCTCCCAGATTCTGTCGCTTATAAACCGGCTGGATATTCCGGCTGAACTTTTTCCACAGCTGCAGGAATATTATCACGCCCTGCCGCTGATCGCGGACAAAGCCTCCATGACCGCCCTGCTGCGCCACGTCTATCAGACGCTGGATGCCGACGCGGATGTATCCGTACAGACCCTGCATTTGAAAGATCTCGAGACCAGAGAGTCCTTTTTGGAAAAGCACCAGTTTGTCGTACCGGAGGACCCGGTCTTAAGCATGCACCTTCTTGAAGAGCGCTACCATATCGAGGATGAGCTGCTCGACGCCATCTCTCACGGCAACAGCGCCCGTGCCCTCTCCTTCATGGAGGCTCTCGGAAACCTGCGCTTTGTCCCCCGCACGGAGGACGCACTCCGCAACCGCAAGAACCTGATTCTGACCCTCAACACGCTGTTGCGGAGAAAAGCGTACGAAACGGGCGTCCACCCGTTTTATATCGACGCCGTCTCCGGCAACTTTGCGCGCATGATTGAGAGCATCCAATCCGTGGAAGAAATCAACGATCTCATATCCTACATGGTTCAAAGTTACTGTCAGCTCGTGGAACAGCGAAGCATGAGTTCGTATTCCGATCCGATCCGCCAGATTCTCGTCACCATAGACGCCTCACTGGCCGGGGACTTAAGCCTGAAACGTTTTGCCAGCGAACTGTTTTTGAATACAAGCTACCTGTCCACGCTGTTCAAAAAGGAAGTCGGCATGACCCTGACGGACTACGTCAACGCAAACCGTATCGAATACGCCAAGAAGCTGCTACGCAGTACCCTCCTGCCGGTGCAGGATGTTGCGGCAGCCTGCGGCATCCCCGACGTCCACTATTTCACACGGCTCTTCCGCCGCATCACGGGCATGACACCACGCGAGTGGAGACGCTAA
- a CDS encoding glycoside hydrolase family 2 protein, with protein MREVINFNTKWAFTKEATEVPKEMPEKWYWVTLPHSWNEIDGQDGGNDYYRGTCYYAKQLKKSELPEADCYYLELRGANASADVYVNGKAVVHHDGGYSTWRVDITKELTEEENLIVIAVENGVNDRVYPQNADFTFYGGLYRDVNIIAVNKSHFDLDYYGGPGIKVTPEIKGADASVEVEVFLTNAAADQKLVYTVKDAEGKEVAKTETAAGETKAVLSIPAVHLWNGKKDPYLYTAEVALVSGEETVDAVSTRFGCRTFEIDPERGFILNGEEYPLRGVSRHQDRWGIGNALLPEHHREDIDLICELGATTIRLAHYQHDQYFYDLCDERGLVIWAEIPYISSHMPNGRENTISQMKELVVQNYNHPSIVVWGLSNEITMAGSSDEDLLENHRILNDMVHEMDHTRLTTIAVVSMCDIHDPYIQIPDVISYNHYFGWYGGDVSMNGPWMDNFHKEFPNIPLGMSEYGCEALNWHTSDPKQGDYTEEYQAYYHEEMIKQLFTRKYIWATHVWNMFDFGADARNEGGENGQNHKGLVTFDRKYKKDSFYAYKAWLSDEPFVHLCGKRYVDRVEDTTKVTVYSNLPEVELFVNGKSAGKLQAEDHFFHFEVPNVGESTLVAVAGAYKDESHIRKVDTFNEEYSLKESGAILNWFDITEPEGYYSLNDRLSDIMKSEEGKALFMGLMSKVAAGMSQGNEKNDGNPAAGAMANPKMLEMLGGFTVIRMINLMGAAGPKVEWKKEDLLGLNAQLNKIKRVD; from the coding sequence ATGAGAGAAGTAATCAATTTTAATACGAAATGGGCATTTACCAAGGAAGCCACAGAAGTGCCGAAGGAGATGCCAGAGAAGTGGTACTGGGTAACACTTCCACATTCCTGGAATGAGATTGACGGACAGGACGGCGGCAACGATTATTACCGCGGAACCTGTTATTATGCAAAACAGTTAAAGAAGAGCGAACTGCCGGAGGCAGACTGCTATTATCTGGAGTTAAGAGGAGCAAACGCTTCCGCAGACGTCTATGTGAACGGCAAGGCAGTGGTACATCACGACGGAGGATATTCCACCTGGCGTGTAGACATCACAAAAGAGCTCACAGAAGAAGAGAACCTGATTGTGATCGCTGTGGAGAATGGCGTAAACGACAGAGTATATCCGCAGAATGCAGATTTCACATTCTACGGCGGACTTTACCGTGACGTCAATATCATTGCGGTAAATAAGTCCCATTTTGATCTGGACTACTACGGCGGACCTGGCATTAAGGTGACACCGGAGATCAAGGGCGCGGATGCCAGCGTGGAGGTAGAGGTATTCCTGACGAATGCAGCTGCAGACCAGAAGCTTGTATATACCGTAAAAGATGCAGAGGGCAAAGAGGTTGCAAAGACAGAGACCGCAGCCGGCGAGACAAAGGCTGTACTTTCCATTCCGGCAGTTCATCTGTGGAACGGAAAGAAAGATCCGTATCTGTACACCGCAGAGGTGGCTCTTGTATCCGGAGAGGAGACCGTTGATGCGGTAAGCACACGTTTCGGATGCCGTACCTTTGAGATTGATCCGGAGAGAGGATTTATCTTAAACGGAGAGGAATATCCGCTGCGCGGTGTATCCCGTCATCAGGACAGATGGGGAATCGGTAATGCGCTGCTTCCGGAGCATCACAGAGAGGATATTGACTTAATCTGCGAGCTCGGTGCTACAACGATCCGCCTGGCTCACTACCAGCACGATCAGTATTTTTACGATCTGTGCGATGAGAGAGGTCTTGTAATCTGGGCTGAGATTCCGTACATTTCCTCTCACATGCCGAACGGACGTGAGAATACCATTTCCCAGATGAAAGAGCTGGTTGTTCAGAATTACAATCACCCGAGTATCGTGGTTTGGGGGCTTTCCAACGAGATCACGATGGCAGGAAGCTCGGATGAGGATCTGCTTGAGAACCACAGAATCTTAAATGACATGGTTCATGAGATGGATCACACGAGACTGACCACGATCGCGGTGGTATCCATGTGTGATATTCACGATCCGTACATCCAGATTCCGGATGTGATCTCTTACAACCATTACTTCGGATGGTACGGCGGAGACGTATCCATGAACGGACCGTGGATGGACAACTTCCACAAAGAGTTCCCGAATATCCCGCTTGGAATGAGCGAGTACGGATGCGAGGCGCTGAACTGGCATACCTCTGATCCGAAGCAGGGCGATTACACCGAGGAGTATCAGGCATACTATCATGAGGAGATGATCAAGCAGCTCTTCACCAGAAAGTATATCTGGGCAACGCATGTATGGAACATGTTCGATTTCGGTGCAGATGCGAGAAACGAGGGCGGTGAGAACGGTCAGAACCACAAGGGACTGGTAACTTTCGACCGCAAGTACAAGAAAGATTCCTTCTATGCATACAAGGCATGGCTGTCTGATGAGCCGTTCGTACATCTGTGCGGAAAACGCTATGTAGACCGCGTGGAAGATACCACGAAGGTAACTGTATACTCCAATCTGCCGGAGGTAGAGCTGTTTGTCAACGGCAAGAGTGCAGGAAAGCTTCAGGCGGAGGATCATTTCTTCCACTTTGAGGTACCGAATGTCGGAGAATCCACACTGGTGGCTGTTGCCGGAGCGTATAAGGATGAGAGCCACATCCGCAAGGTGGATACCTTCAACGAGGAGTACAGCCTGAAAGAGAGCGGCGCAATCCTCAACTGGTTCGACATCACAGAGCCGGAAGGATATTATTCACTGAATGACAGACTTTCTGATATCATGAAGTCCGAAGAGGGAAAAGCACTCTTCATGGGACTGATGTCAAAAGTTGCAGCGGGAATGAGTCAGGGTAATGAAAAAAATGACGGAAATCCTGCAGCAGGAGCAATGGCGAACCCGAAGATGCTGGAAATGCTGGGCGGATTTACGGTCATCCGTATGATCAACCTGATGGGTGCGGCAGGACCGAAGGTTGAGTGGAAGAAAGAAGATCTTCTCGGACTCAACGCACAGCTCAATAAGATTAAGAGAGTAGACTAA